CGCCCGGCTGCGGCGACAAGGCACCCGCCACGATGCCGCTGATGCCCGCCACCCGGCCCAGGGCCGCCAGCAGCAGCCAACAGGCCAGGCCAATCACCACGCCACCCAGGGCGGCCTGCACAAAAGGATGCATAAAAATGTTCTCCGTCAAACCAAAAATATACCCATGGGGGTATAGTAACTCCATCGTGCCCAGGATGCCCATGACCCAGCTCACCGACCCCGCCAAAAAGAAGACCCTGCTCGCCCGCCTGGCCCGGGTAGAGGGCCAGTTGCGCGGCGTGCAGCGCCTGATCGAGTCGGAGGCCGACTGCGAAAAGGTGGCCCAGCAGCTGGCCGCCGCCCGCAAGGCGTTGGACAAATCGTTTTTCACCATGGTGGGCTGCATGATCGAGCAAGGCCACCTGCCCGCCGAACAAGTGGCCGACATGCTGGCCAAATACGCTTAGGAGTTTTTATGCAACCGATCCAACTCTTCGACCCCGCCACCAGCACCTACACCTACGTGCTGGTGGATCCGCTCAACCACGCCGCCGCCATCATCGACCCGGTCGACACCCAGCTGGACCGCGATCTGGCGCTGCTGCAGGACCAGGGGCTGTCGCTGGTGTGGACGCTGGAAACCCACACCCACGCCGACCACATCACCAGTGCGGGGCTGCTGGCCGAGCACACCGGCGCCCAGACCGCAGTGCCCGCGGGCTGCGGCATCCAGGGCGCGGCGATGCAGCTGCAGCACGGCGACCTGCTGCGCTTCGGCAGCGAAACCTTGCAGGCGCTGCACACTCCCGGGCACACCGCGGGCAGCATGAGCTTTGTCTGGCGCGACCACGTCTTCACCGGCGACACCCTGCTCATCGGCGGTTGTGGCCGTACCGATTTCCAGTCGGGCAGCGCCGAGGCGATGTACCACAGCATCACCCAGGTGCTGTTTGCCCTGCCCGACACCACCCGGGTCTGGCCTGGCCACGACTACCACGGCAAAACCCAGTCCACCATCGGGGCCGAGAAGTCGCTCAACCCGCGCATTGCCCACAAGACCCTGGCGGAATTCATGGCCACCATGGAAGCCCTGCACCTGCCGCGCCCGCAACGCATGGACCAGGCCGTGCCCGCCAACCTGGTTTCGGGCCTGTCGCACGAGGCCACCCCCTTGCCGCCCCAAGTCCGCCCCGCCGAAGGCTATGCAGGCGACGTGTCGCCCCAACTCGCGTGCCGATGGTGGCAGGCGGGCGAGGCGGTGCTGATCGACGTGCGCACCGACGCCGAACGCGCCTGGGTCGGCGAAGTGCCCGGTGCCGTGCCACTGGCCTGGAAGCAGTGGCCCGGCATGGCGCTGAACCCCGATTTCGACAGCGGCCTGCAAGCCGCGCTGGCGGGCGGCAAAAAAGGCGTGCTGCTGTGCCGCAGCGGCGTGCGCTCCATCGCCGCCGCCAAGCGCGCTACCGAACTGGGGCTGGAGGCCTACAACATCCTCGAAGGTTTCGAAGGGGACCCCGATGCGGAGGCCCACCGGGGCCGCAAAGGCGGCTGGCGCTTCCACAACCTGCCCTGGCGTCAGGGGTAACCACACACGTGCCGCTGCGGCGGCGCATAGATAATGCGGGGAAAAATACCGGAGACGCAGGATGAGTTTTCTCGCCATCGACATTGGCAACACCCGTCTCAAATGGTCGCTGTATGACGCCCCCCGCCCCGGTGCCACGCTATTGGCCCACGGCGCCGAGTTTCTGGAGAACATCGACAAACTGGCCGACGGCCCCTGGGCCCAACTGCCCACGCCCGGCGCCATCCTGGGCTGCATCGTGGCCGGCGACGCCGTCAAGCGCCGCGTGCTGGAGCAGCTGGAGCTGTGGGACGTGCACCCCCAGTGGGTGGTGTCCAGCGCCGCGGAGGCCGGTTTGACCAATGGCTACGACCACCCCACCCGCCTGGGGGCCGACCGCTGGGTGGCCATGGTGGGCGCACGCCACCGCATGCTGGCCCAGGGCCCCGAGCGCCCCATGGTGGTGGTGATGGTGGGCACGGCGGTGACAGTGGAGGCGGTGGACACCCACGGCCGCTTCCTCGGCGGCCTGATCCTGCCCGGCCACGGCATCATGTTGCGGGCGCTGGAGTCCGGTACCGCCGGGTTGCACGTGCCCACCGGCGAGGTGCGCCTGTTCCCCACCAACACCAGCGACGCGCTGACCAGCGGCGGCACCTACGCCATCGCCGGGGCCGTGGAGCGCATGGTGCAGCACGTGCGCCAGCACTGCAAAGCCGAACCCGCCTGCTACATGACCGGCGGCGCGGGCTGGAAGATGGCACCCAGCATGTCGGTGCCGTTCGAGCTGGTGGACAACCTGATTTTTGACGGACTGCTGGCCATGGCAGCGGGCCGGTTCGTGCACTAGGTTTACAAGATTTTTAGGCCTCTAGCGCTCATTCCAAGAGCGTGAGCAGCTCTCGATTCAATAGCAAAACGTTGATTGCGGCTTCAGCCAGGCCTCGGCCAAGCGCACCCAGTAGGTGGCCCCTAGCGGGATCAGCTCGTCGTTGAAGTCGTAGCTGGGGTTGTGCAGGGTGCAGGGGCCTGCGCCGTGGCCCAGGGCGCGGTGGTCGCCGTCGCCGTTGGCAATGAAGCAATAGGCTCCCGGCTTGGCCTGCAGCATGTAGGCGAAGTCTTCGGCGCCCATGGTGGGCTCCTGGGTGACCACGTTGGCGGGCCCCACGATATCGGCCATCACCTGGCGGGCGAAAGCGGCCTCGGCGGCATGGTTGATGGTGGGCGGGTAGTTGCGGGCAAATTCGAACGCGCAACGGGCCCCAAACGCTTCGCACAGGCTGTCGGCAATCTGGCGCATGCGGTCTTCGATCAAATCCAGCACCTCCAGCGTGAAGGTGCGCACCGTGCCCTGCAGCTCCACGCTGTCGGGCACGATGTTGGTGGCCGAGCCGCCGTGCACCATGGTCACCGACACCACGCCTGCGTCGATGGGCTTCTTGTTGCGGCTGATGATGGTCTGGAAGGCCAGCACCATCTGGGCGGCGATGGGCACCGGGTCGATGCCCATATTGGGCATGGCAGCGTGGCTGCCTTTGCCGTGGATAGTGATCTTGAATTCGCTGCTGGAGGCCATCACCGGGCCAGGGCTGAGGGCAAACTGGCCCACCGGCATACCGGGCCAGTTGTGCATGCCAAACACCGCGTCCATGGGGAAGCGGGTGAACAGGCCCTCTTGCACCATCTCGCGGGCCCCGCCGCCGCCCTCTTCGGCGGGCTGAAAGACCAGGTAGACCGTGCCGTCGAAGTTGCGGTGCTCGGCCAGGTACTGCGCCGCCGCCAGCAGCATGGCCGTGTGGCCGTCGTGCCCACAGGCGTGCATCTTGCCGGGGTGCTGGCTGGCGTGGGCGAAGGTGTTGAACTCTTGCAGCGGCAGCGCGTCCATGTCGGCGCGCAGGCCGATGGCGCGCGGGGAGTTGCCGTTTTGCAAAATACCCACCACCCCGGTGCCCGCCAGGCCCCGGTGGATGGGAATGCCCCATTCGGTGAGCTGGCGCGCCACCAGGTCGGCGGTCAGCACCTCTTGAAAGCTCAGCTCCGGGTGGGCGTGCAGCTCACGGCGCAGGGCGGCAATGCCGGGGGCCTGGGCCACCAATTGGTCGATCACGGGCATGGCACGGCTCCTGGATTTATCATGGGACCATTCTGTCAGAAGGCCCCCATCGGATGAATAACCCCTCCCACACCGTGCGTGGCGCCTGCCCGCACGACTGCCCCGACACCTGCGCGCTGCTGACCACGGTGCAAGACGGCATCGCCATCAAGGTGCAGGGCAACCCAGACCACCCGCACACCGACGGCGTGCTGTGCACCAAGGTCTCGCGCTACACCGAGCGCACCTACCACCCGGAACGCATTCTGCAGCCGCTCAAGCGCAGCGGCCCCAAGGGTTCGGGCCAATACACGCCCGTGGGCTGGGACGAGGCGCTGGGCGACATCGCCACCCGCCTGCAGGCCATTGCCGCCCGCAACCCCGAGGCCATCCTGCCCTACAGCTACGCGGGCACCATGGGCCTAGTGCAGGGCGAGAGCATCGCCGCGCGCTTCTTCCACACACTGGGGGCGTCGCTGCTGGACCGCACAATCTGCGCGTCGGCAGGCGGCGAAGGCCTGGTCCACACGCTGGGCGGCAAGGTCGGCATGCAAGTGCAGTTTTTTGCCGAGTCGAAACTGATTCTGATCTGGGGCAGCAACTCCATCGGCAGCAATCTGCACTTCTGGCGCTATGTGCAGCAGGCCAAGCGCGACGGCGCTCGGCTGGTATGCATCGACCCGCGCAGGACCGAAACCGCCGAAAAGTGCCACGAACACATCGCCCTGCGCCCCGGCACCGATGCTGCGCTGGCATTCGCCCTGATGCACCAGCTCATCACCCACGACTGGCTGGACCACGCCTACCTGGCCGAGCACACCATGGGCTGGCCCGCGCTGCGCGAACGTGCCCTGCAGTGGCCGCCCGAGCGCGCTGCGGAGGTCTGCGGTGTGCCGGTGGAGCAGATCGTGTCGCTGGCGCGCGACTACGGCCAGTGCTTTGCCAACGGGCAGCCTGCGGCCATCCGCCTGAACTACGGCATGCAGCGCACCCGCGGCGGCGGCAATGCCACCCGCGCCGTGGTCAGCCTGCCTGCACTGATCGGCGCCTGGCGGCACCGCGCAGGCGGCGTGCTGATGAGCAGCTCGGGCCAATTCCCGGTCCAGCGCGCGGCCTTGCAGCGGCCCGACTTGCTGGCCGGGCGCAGGCCCCGCACCATCAACATGAGCACCATTGGCGATGCCCTTCTGGACACCACGGCTCCCAAGATCGAGGCGCTAGTGGTCTACAACAGCAATCCCGTCGCCGTGGCTCCCGATTCGGGCAAGGTAGTGCAGGGCTTTGCCCGCGAAGACCTGTTCACCGTGGTGCTGGAGCATTTCCAGACCGATACCGCCGATTACGCCGACTACATCCTGCCCGCCACCACGCAGTTGGAGCACTGGGACGTACACAGCGGCTACGGCCACACCGATGCCCTGCTCAACCGCCCCGCGATTGCGCCACTGGGCCAGTCCAAACCCAATACCCAGATCTTCCGGGAGCTGGCCGCCCATATGGGCCTGACCGACCCGTGCCTGCGCGAGAGTGACGAAATGCTGTGCCGCACTGCGTATGGCGACCAGGTGGATTTTGGCGTGCTGCTGGAGCAAGGCTTTGCGACGATTCCCTTGCCCGACGCACCGTTTGCCCACGGGCGGTTCCCCAGCCCTTCGGGCAAGTGCGAATTTTTCAGCGACAGGTTGGCGGCACAGGGCCGGGACGGCTTGCCGGACTACCTGCCCAACTACGAGGCGGCAGGCACTTCCACAGAATTTCCGCTGGCAATGATTTCGCCGCCTGCGCGCAATTTCTTGAATTCCAGCTTCGTCAACGTCACCAGTCTGCGCCAGATCGAGGGCGAACCGCTGCTGGAAATCCATGCCGACGATGCCCTGCCACGGGGCATCACCAGCGGGGCCGTGGTGCGCGTCTTCAATCAGCGCGGCACATACCGCTGTAAAGCCAAGGTGTCAGCCCGGGCCCGGGTCGGTGTGGTGAATGGACTGGGGGTGTGGTGGCGCAAACTGGGACTGGATGGCAGCAATGTGAACCAGCTCACCAGCCAGCAGTTGACCGATCTGGGCCGTGCGCCCACCTTCTATGACTGCCGGGTAGAGGTTGCGTTGGACGCGCCCCCGGCACCAGAT
This sequence is a window from Rhodoferax sp. WC2427. Protein-coding genes within it:
- a CDS encoding metal-sensing transcriptional repressor; translation: MTQLTDPAKKKTLLARLARVEGQLRGVQRLIESEADCEKVAQQLAAARKALDKSFFTMVGCMIEQGHLPAEQVADMLAKYA
- a CDS encoding rhodanese-like domain-containing protein; translation: MSHEATPLPPQVRPAEGYAGDVSPQLACRWWQAGEAVLIDVRTDAERAWVGEVPGAVPLAWKQWPGMALNPDFDSGLQAALAGGKKGVLLCRSGVRSIAAAKRATELGLEAYNILEGFEGDPDAEAHRGRKGGWRFHNLPWRQG
- a CDS encoding type III pantothenate kinase; the encoded protein is MSFLAIDIGNTRLKWSLYDAPRPGATLLAHGAEFLENIDKLADGPWAQLPTPGAILGCIVAGDAVKRRVLEQLELWDVHPQWVVSSAAEAGLTNGYDHPTRLGADRWVAMVGARHRMLAQGPERPMVVVMVGTAVTVEAVDTHGRFLGGLILPGHGIMLRALESGTAGLHVPTGEVRLFPTNTSDALTSGGTYAIAGAVERMVQHVRQHCKAEPACYMTGGAGWKMAPSMSVPFELVDNLIFDGLLAMAAGRFVH
- a CDS encoding M20 aminoacylase family protein, giving the protein MPVIDQLVAQAPGIAALRRELHAHPELSFQEVLTADLVARQLTEWGIPIHRGLAGTGVVGILQNGNSPRAIGLRADMDALPLQEFNTFAHASQHPGKMHACGHDGHTAMLLAAAQYLAEHRNFDGTVYLVFQPAEEGGGGAREMVQEGLFTRFPMDAVFGMHNWPGMPVGQFALSPGPVMASSSEFKITIHGKGSHAAMPNMGIDPVPIAAQMVLAFQTIISRNKKPIDAGVVSVTMVHGGSATNIVPDSVELQGTVRTFTLEVLDLIEDRMRQIADSLCEAFGARCAFEFARNYPPTINHAAEAAFARQVMADIVGPANVVTQEPTMGAEDFAYMLQAKPGAYCFIANGDGDHRALGHGAGPCTLHNPSYDFNDELIPLGATYWVRLAEAWLKPQSTFCY
- a CDS encoding molybdopterin-dependent oxidoreductase, which produces MNNPSHTVRGACPHDCPDTCALLTTVQDGIAIKVQGNPDHPHTDGVLCTKVSRYTERTYHPERILQPLKRSGPKGSGQYTPVGWDEALGDIATRLQAIAARNPEAILPYSYAGTMGLVQGESIAARFFHTLGASLLDRTICASAGGEGLVHTLGGKVGMQVQFFAESKLILIWGSNSIGSNLHFWRYVQQAKRDGARLVCIDPRRTETAEKCHEHIALRPGTDAALAFALMHQLITHDWLDHAYLAEHTMGWPALRERALQWPPERAAEVCGVPVEQIVSLARDYGQCFANGQPAAIRLNYGMQRTRGGGNATRAVVSLPALIGAWRHRAGGVLMSSSGQFPVQRAALQRPDLLAGRRPRTINMSTIGDALLDTTAPKIEALVVYNSNPVAVAPDSGKVVQGFAREDLFTVVLEHFQTDTADYADYILPATTQLEHWDVHSGYGHTDALLNRPAIAPLGQSKPNTQIFRELAAHMGLTDPCLRESDEMLCRTAYGDQVDFGVLLEQGFATIPLPDAPFAHGRFPSPSGKCEFFSDRLAAQGRDGLPDYLPNYEAAGTSTEFPLAMISPPARNFLNSSFVNVTSLRQIEGEPLLEIHADDALPRGITSGAVVRVFNQRGTYRCKAKVSARARVGVVNGLGVWWRKLGLDGSNVNQLTSQQLTDLGRAPTFYDCRVEVALDAPPAPDAH